One window from the genome of Bicyclus anynana chromosome 25, ilBicAnyn1.1, whole genome shotgun sequence encodes:
- the LOC112050190 gene encoding uncharacterized protein LOC112050190 — protein METALQNIRDTTDPLLLDDQGELEGYGNETYTMLKYVLNEIAEEQSNPQNNSKEDPFRRAQRYTGLHLDTLQKICHDGFTVDKLTEIDRKCIHDKLMSFYLDKNIMPNATELYNSLQDDLPPYEDIRSFRKMLTKMGYIFKKNEKSFVVYEKPSVRFERFLYLKKLIQYRQDERHIYYISGLSISDDKDCNINGGVLNKKNVLFGIFFAVSSVDGVKFSEKVVNFEKGNFNSWILHDVIPNLQANSVVNSVVILDNSKYYCDTYCETPSKTSSSYVIKEWLKFHDIPFSESINLVDLYTLANKYTDLNRKLYKPDIWLRQNGHDVLRLPYCINEMTPAAYVRDYIKSLNSENEAFIIQKIKDMDATILSDFNLTLAEEESRLHDLENKLDIVLDSLTPSINLEADLYLPYLSDSE, from the coding sequence ATGGAGACTGCGCTACAAAATATCAGAGACACGACTGATCCACTTTTGCTAGATGATCAAGGAGAATTGGAAGGATATGGAAACGAAACGTATACGATGTTAAAATACGTGTTAAATGAAATAGCAGAAGAGCAAAGTAATCCACAAAATAACTCCAAAGAAGATCCTTTTAGACGAGCCCAGCGGTACACTGGACTTCATTTAGATACGCTTCAAAAAATATGTCATGATGGTTTCACTGTTGATAAACTGACGGAAATTGATCGCAAATGTATCCACGACAAACTGATGTCATTCTATTTAGATAAAAACATAATGCCCAATGCGACGGAATTATATAATAGTCTACAAGATGACCTTCCTCCCTATGAAGATATAAGGAGCTTTAGAAAGATGCTTACAAAAATGGGATACATTTTCAAGAAGAATGAAAAAAGCTTTGTTGTATATGAAAAACCATCGGTCAGATTTGaaagatttttgtatttaaaaaaacttattcAATACCGTCAAGATGAAAggcatatttattatatttctggaTTGAGCATTTCAGATGATAAAGATTGCAATATAAATGGAGGTGTGTTAAATAAGAAGAATGTACTATTCGGTATTTTTTTTGCCGTATCTTCTGTCGACGGAGTTAAATTTTCTGAAAAAGTCGTAAATTTCGAAAAGGGTAATTTTAATTCATGGATATTACATGACGTTATACCTAATCTACAAGCAAACAGTGTTGTAAACAGTGTTGTAATTTTAGATAACTCAAAGTATTACTGCGATACATATTGTGAGACTCCAAGTAAAACTAGTTCCAGTTATGTGATAAAGGAATGGCTTAAATTTCACGATATTCCTTTCAGCGAATCAATAAATCTAGTTGATCTTTACACCTTGGCAAATAAATATACTgatttaaatagaaaattatataaaccaGATATTTGGCTAAGACAAAATGGCCATGATGTGTTGCGATTGCCATATTGCATAAACGAAATGACCCCTGCCGCTTATGTGCGTGATTATATCAAATCACTTAATAGTGAAAATGAGGCTTTTATAATCCAAAAAATCAAAGACATGGATGCAACAATATTGAGTGATTTCAATTTGACACTAGCTGAAGAAGAATCCAGGCTTCatgatttagaaaataaattagatatagTTCTGGACAGTTTAACGCCATCGATAAATCTGGAAGCAGATTTGTATTTACCCTATTTAAGTGATTCTGAGTGA